The window AAAGTGgccctttattttctctgtgttaaTGGAGGGTGTGCAGTCCATGTCAGAAGTCGGCAGCCCACAGGCTAGTAATGTGTTCAGCATGAGTCTAACTCCTGtctggtggggaggaggtgtGGCTCGGGAGGAATGGTATTTACCTACAGTTAGCTGTGTTCAAGTGCAGTTTGGTGTCGGTGATACTACCTGCTATTTGAAGTTCCTGTGCTTACATCAATCTCCTGCAAATCAACTTGTTTTCAGCATCCTTGCCATTTAAGTGGATGTCAGCTTCCTCTGTTGCCATGAAAGGTCACCTCCCTGCACGACACTTGCctcctgcctttcctttctAACACTGCAGTATAGGAGTCCCAGTTAATCTGCAGGGCATGTGTTAGTTGCAGCgatggaaaagcattttttatgaGTGTTTGTGCAGCTCCTGCTGTAGCTACTTCTCTAACTTCTACGAGAAACTAGATTCTGTTTTTAATAGCAGCGGGAGTCAGGGCAGGCCCTTTGTACCACCTCGGGATCCCTTGGGACGCTGCAAAAGCTGCAGCAACAGCTGCCTGCCCTCTTTCCATTTACGTCTTTGGAACGGAACGCTAGAGCATCTGTTCTGGCAGGTCTAAAATgggaatttatttctttttccaacttTGTTGGTTCCCCTAAGAAAATATCAGCATGGAGGGCAGTTGGGGTTCTCAGCTTAAACAGCAGAATACAGAGCTATTGAAAAAAGTGGATTGCTCAATAGGAAAAGTCAGGGGTGCGAAGCCTAAATCATGGCCTTACTTGATATGCATCAAGTGTGTTCCTCAGCCACCAGCTGAGGAACCTGATTACCACCTTGTGAGGATGGAGAAGGTCTCCTATTACAGATTCCAGGTGCCAATAGTGGATAATTAATTCAACAGCAAAACTGTGCTTTTAGGGCAAATAACTGAGATTGCTGTGGTGGTCATGATTCAGTTTATCTTGTGTTTGAATTCTTACGGTAACATACAGTAACAGCTTGTCCTGTTGAAATGGGGTAGAAACAACAGGCAGATGTAGGAATACGTGCCAGCTATGCTTCCAGGCTAGGAAACCGTCTTGTGGAGTGCAGTGTCATGGAAAAGGGTGTCATGAACAGCTTACAGGTTTCCGGTGTGAAACTGTAGCTAAGAAGCAAAGTAATTaacagaggcagaagaataTTACATTGTGCGTTGCTCCTGGGTAAAGTGTGGATTGCTGTTTGGAATAGAGCCTATACTTAAGTGGGTTAACACTCCCAGATGGATATTCACAATTTTGCAAGCATACAAAGATGAGAAGTGAAGAGCAAAGCTAATGTGAAGGTAAAGCTCagtttattcagaaaaaaaatatgtaggtGACTGGACCACTGTTGCAGGTAGGGGGCAGAAAATAAGATCTTTCCAGTAAAGACTTTATAATTCAATGGGAAAAAGGAGTAATGATATCCAATGAGTGCAGTGATGTTAATCTAAATTAGTTCAGAccagacctttttttttattttattttaaaattggtGAGGGTTATTAACCTTACCTGCAGTTACAAGGCCATACAGATACAGTGTTGGAATATAATCTAGTTTAATCTAGGCATTCTTCATGCTGCATATTGACAGTAGCCATATTTAACTGTTGTATTTCCTCAGGTCATTACTGTGTACCCCTTGTGACTGTAgacatattttctttcactaatAAAAACTTCCCAGGTTTTTACTGTTCAGACAGATCACAGTTCCTGAATTTTGTGCAGTATctatttgcttttgctgtgttcCTGTTACACAAATCAGTGAACAGTGTTTCACAGGTAAAGCTGTATAGCTGCTCTTGTCCTAGTGCAACACATTTATTTAGCACCCTGACTGTAGCATCCACCTTACCATTTATGAATTTTCAGCTTCCCATTCCTTAAAAGATCTTGTTGAGATTCTTAGACTTTTATTAATAAGTGATGTGTGAATTTGCTTCTGTCCCTATCCCAAACctcatctttcttatttttctgcttctattAATATACTAGTAAATCTTCTGAGTCTCTTTGCAATAtttcaagttgcgccaggggaggtttagactggatattaggaaaaatttctttactgagagagtggtgaaacactggaacaagctgcccagggaggtggtggagtcaccatcactggaggtgttcaaggaacgtgtggacgtggcattgcgggacatggtttagtgggcatggggttgttggttgatggttggacttgatcttacaggtcttttccaactgtagcgattctgtgatttccacTCATAGAAATAGGGTCGTCTTTGCATTTCCTGCCATTAGAATGACCTTACCATGTATCATTCTTTTTCCCCAATCACTTAAAATCTTACTGAAAAACTTCTTCCTTGCCTTGCCTCCTAACTTCTGCTATTTCTCTCTctagctgtattttgtttagatgTGAAGTTTTGTGGAGAATGATATATAAAAGCACAAGGACGGGTGGAGAAGGGCGTTGTATCAGCATTTTCTGTTCCTGCGCCAATGCTGCCCTCTCTGTGAGGGAACTGGGGAGACTTtgtgtttctgcttctgtgaTCTTTCTCATGTTTGTGACAGCTGATGCCAACTTCAGTTTCTCCATGGGATGATGATTCTGGACATCACTGGGTGAGTGCACCTGGTTGTCTACAAAATACCACTGATGGctcttaaagaaaatgcaagtcaCACCATTTCCAGATTGGCAACTTGGccttttttttctaacagaagCAGGTTTGGTGGTGCTTAGTTATTCCCAGGTGTATGCATTGTTGCATGAATGACCTCTggcaatattttttcccttacaCAGCTGTTTGCCATCTGTTGCAAAGTTGAAAAGTGAACAAGTTTTAAATGGGAGCTgaaggctggggctgctgagTTCATTTCAGCAGTGCTTCAGACTGAAGCACAGGAATTGTATTTGTGTAATTACAAGTTGTTCTGACAACCTGTCCCTTGCAGCTGCCAGAGTTGAACTGCTCATGGTTACTTGAAAAATGATTACCTGAGAAATGACTTTAACATGGTCATGTTGTCAGGGCGCTCCATTAAGTGCTTATGTCCTCTCAGGCTAAACATCAGATTCAGCACGTGTCCACTGTGTCTCAGAGCATGTTTTAAggtgaagtaatttcttaatGTAAGAGCTTCCTCCTTGACCTGTAATGCTGAAGTCAGACTTTCTGCCATTCACAATGGATGAGTACCCCTCTGGGTAGGAAAATGTGACCTTtccatgcagcagcagagcagcccaagGTGATGGGAGAGCATGTGGTAAGTGAAACAAGTATTCTCAGTCCATACCATTTCCAGGTAAGATTTTTCTAAGCTCCCTCAGTCAGAGATAGACAGGTTGTGTCATGTGGTTTGGTTACTTTAATCCTCTGCTGGCACCTGTTGGAGATAAACATAACTTTTATGCCCTGCTGCTTTTGGTAGGTAGGTGGAATGCTGCTCTGAACCTGCCCGCGTTGTTCTCCGAAAAGCTATTTCAAATTATTCAGATTAATGTTACTGTTTTATAGCTGCGCATGTATCCTGCTGACTGGTAATATTTGTAAACGACTGGGTTGTAATGCTGTGGGCTGACTGCTTTTCAGTGGTAGGTCTTGCTGTAAGTCCCAAGCCTTTGCGGTCTCTGAAAGCAGTAGAGTCTCAGTGATTTACACAAGCCAAGCGTCCCCAAAGAGGATTCATTTAACGGATGTGTTTTTGAGAGAAACATGTTGCTATGTCCCTTTTGCCTGCTTGATATCTTTTACGTGGAAAAGCCCTGCTGTGTTTTGTTGAAGAAGCATCAGTCAGGAATCGCCCGTTTCTTTCTCCAGGGAGCCTTTAGGGAGCATGTTCTGTCTTGACTGCAGTGAGTATTGCTCGGGCTTCAGCCAGATTTCTGAGGCAAAGGCAAGTGAGAACAATGTCTCTCTCATCTTGTTTTTGTGTCCTGTTCATAGCTGTGTATTGCCTATAATCATTCCTGCTTTTTTAACATCAGGAATAGGTATGAGGCCTCTAAGTAAGGGTGGCCTCTAAGTCAAAGGGGTATGgattaaggatttttttaaaacagcttaaaaTTTGAGGACCTTTAAAAGATGTGATGGGAATACTGCTTTGGAGTTGTTCttgctctaaaaaaaaagaagtatttgagTACattgaaaagacttttttttctaattgatAATTAAATGGAACATGCAGAcatttaaaactgtgttttaaaaggtGACTCACAGAAGtcaacaaatgagaaaatagctttccttttaaatttcttcttgtAGGAAACAGGCGGTAACTGATGAAATCTGAAAAAGCCTGGTAGAGTCAGAGCATGAGATGGACTGCACCTCTTAGAGTTGTCGTGAAGTCTGTGGATATCTAGCTGCCGCAGCCTGGGCAGTGTCTGGCCCACCGGCATCGAGCCAGGGAGCAGCAGTAATGATCACATCTCCTGTGACCAGCCTGCCTTATGCTGTGTCTCAAAATCTTGGCGGTGCCCACATCGCCCCAAAGGGACACCCTACCAAGACAGGTCTGTATCAGCAATGTAAAAGGGACAGTTCTGAAGGAGCTGGTGTCAGTCAGTACTTGCTCTCTTTCAGTTAGAGCTCACTGATAACCTGCATGTTGATGTTAAAACCCATTATTTAATAAGCCCAGTGTTTCCCAAACACAGGTGAATTTTCGTTGATGTTGCATCTGAGCACACTGTAGCTGGTTTGACAAAGACGTACACTGCAAATACGTACCGtgaaaatacaaaaggaaaacacacaaagcTCAGATTACTGCAGAAGTCACACAGCCGTTCCTCCTTTCATTCATACATGCtactttttgctgcttttacttCTTCGCCCTTTTTCTGTCGGAACAGATCATGTGTGGATATTAAAAAGTACAAAGTAGATCAAGCTGGATGTTGTACACTGGAAGCAAGCTCGGGGCACATTAATGAACTATGTACGGGTGAGCTGGGAAGGCATTaaggagaagcaggaaagaGGGTGAGAAGCGGGAAGATGTTGCTGGTGGGTTTCTAACTCTTCAATATCTTCTACTGCAGcgaaggggaagaaaggagtgaggctgaaaatgaaaatggcaTATTCCAGAGATAAGAGAGGAAGAGGTAAatgctgagaaattaaaatggtgTGATgggagagaaagcaggagaaactgCTATGAAGAGAGGAGGTGAGacacatttcaaaagaaactgGATGCAGGAGTGTTGCAGTTAAGTTGAGTGGTGTGTGGGCTCCTGTGGTGTgcctggctgggctggaggggaggaagcaaTGCCCTTGGCTGTACCAGAGTACCTTCTTACCAGGACGACTGACAGATCGAGTTCACAAACCTGAAAGACATGCTCTGGCACGTGGGTTTTATTGACTGAGAGTTAATGAGGGTGGGAAAGGTGTTTGCACATGCCACCATGGCCTGAAAGAATCCCCTCCCAACctcctaaaataaaattaacctGAGGAAACAAAGCATGCCTCAACGGTGTGAGATAGCCTTCTTTTTTACTTATTGCTCAGGTGTCATGACTCCAGATTTTTACCATTGCTCAAAAGGTCTTTCACCTGCAGTGAATCCTAACGGTGGCAGTCAGTGATACATTCCTGTTCCCCCTTCAAGTATCTGGACTGATGGCTTTGCAATCTGGGCATTTAAACTCTGGCCAAGTAGGCAGAAAGGACTGTCAGCCTGAATCAGCAGCAGATCAAACATCCTTCCATCTGTCTCTTTTACTAAGCTTTCCTTGCCCAGACTGTCTCTTTGTCGCTCTCCCTCCAGAGAAGTGATACCATTTCATCAATAAAACAAGACGAGCTCTCCAGGCAAGCCACAGACTTTTGGCACAGGGTAGGAGGCATTGTGCCTCTCAGGATTTTTCTCTGTTGGAAGTGCAGTCCTTTCTTGCAGCAATTCCTCTCACCTTTGCATTATCTGGGTTCTTCTAATATGCATATATGTAGGTTTTGCTCTTCCACTCTCTACCACCAGGTAGCTCTGTTCTGTCTTCCTTGGGGTGGAAGTAACACTGTCTTACTGGTGAGAAAAATGGTGCCTCTAGAGATATTTTTAGTTGCTCAGAGATCTCAAAGAAGTAGGAGCCCACTtaaaattttccaaaaaaataGGATGTTTTATATGCAACTGGAAGACTGAATGGGAAGGGAAACAGAAGAAGGGGAGAGCATACAGgcagtgactttttttctgcttttttgataGTTCTTCCAGATCCATATAAATGCAAACACTGAAAGGTGCCACTgtcccttcatttttttctggaaaaattgTGCATTTGATATCCGCCCAAGATGAataaaatggaggaaaatgGGACATAGGTGCCAGGGGCTCACTCTTCTGTTGCTTGCTGGTCACAATAAGTTTGATGCTTTGGGACTAAGAATTTTATTGTACATTTACTGCAAGTCATGGGATCTCAAAGGTGATCCACTGTACACAGAATTGTCTGAGGATGATCAGTTTAGAAATGGCTTTGTAGGCCTATGTATCTGAGTGTAAGACTGCCATCCGTCTGGTGCTATCCTCACCGTAACACAGACTTGGCCTTCAGTAACTTTGGAAGCTTTTGTATCGAGCTTTCGTAGTTCCGGTAGAATCGCAGACTTGATGAAGTCATGCCTAAGCTGGCTGGGAAGTTTGCTGCTTAACCCACTCACAAATCAGCTGGTGAGCAATGGCCTGTTTGGGAGGGAACCAGGGTAAAAAACTACCATCGTCTTGCTTTGAAGATCTGGGCTCTCTCTTGAGACCCTCCAGGATTTCCTCCAGGCCAAACCAGCGTGCTTCCTCTAGTTCCAGGCTGTTCATACTGATCTGGAAAGGATTGAGAGAATACCGTTTCCTTAAATCAGATTTAAATGTGGGCAGCAGTTCCTGGCTTTTTCTTGCACCCACAAAGATCCTATGGTAGAATGCCCAGAGTGCTTTATCCACGCCTGAATTAAGTGCTGATGCTGGTACAGGAAAGGATGTTACTATCCACCAATGCTTTGTTGTCTTGGTTTCCTTAGGGAAGCCACAAACGACGTAGCCCTATTCCATCATGGCACTGGCCTGCAAAGTACCAGCGGCTGAGCACAGTAATTAACATGGCAGAATCTGCATGTTCTATGGCAAATATTATATTAATACTGGAGAGTACCTCCTCTGCAaagttcagaggaaaaaatataggGGTGTTGGGCTCTGGGCTTGTACATATAGTGACCTGTGCAAAATCTGGCACATTGAAACGGAAGAtagaattattttgttcttcctttgtAGAGGAAGCTGATGGAAAACTGCATTTAGATAGGATCTGATGCTCTCCAAACTGAAGTCTGTGGACTGAAAGAGATTTTGCTAGGTAAGGCAGGCAGTGAAATGCCTCAGGGGAACCTGAGTCTGCTCACCTCAGCCTGCTGCGCTCTCACCAATGCGTGACAAGCTATCATtaagcagctgctgggaaaggGCCAGTGCTGAGAAGCTGAGTACCAGAGTGACTCCACCTCCAGGCCCACCTCTTCTGCCACCTCTCGCCGCACTGTCTCCTCCACGTTTTCACCTAGAAGCAGCCAAAGTTAGGTAAGGACGGCCTGGCCTCAGGGCAGCAAACCGTGGCAAAGAAAATGTAGGCACACTAATTTCTgaggtgttccagccctgaCCACACACGCAGGAGCTCCGACTGTGCTGACCTGGAAACACTGGTCAGGAGGATGCTCAATTAAATTCATCAACAATGCTTACCTCCCTTAAACGGAGACGTTTTTGGCTTTGCCTATATACAGCTGGTGGACAGAACAATGCTGCCCCTCTTCATCGTTTCCCTTTTTAAGCCATTTTCCCTCCTGTAACAACAGGTCTGTAGTTTTTCTTCTGAGCCAGACTGTACTAGACACAAAATGGGCTAAAAAAAGTATCCAGGGTTCTAACCTGGAGAGTCTTACACTTGTATTTACCATCAGGGACTACAGCAACTGATACCCACCCATAATTCCCATTCTCTTCAGATACATACAGCTATTTTGAATTCTGTCTGAATGGCAACACCGATCTATTTAGATCCAGTATGTTTTTCCCTGATACCACCTATGTTTTCATCCTCCTCTGTGAACAGGCGTTTGCTTGATGTCCCATCCTTCTGCCCCCACGCCCTGCACGTCCGAGGCCACCACGCTGAATCAGAGACTGCCTTACCCACGTCGCAGAAGCCTGACAGAGCGGTGTACATCCCCTGAGGAAATGAGGGCTGTCGTGCGAGGAGGCACCGGCTCCCATCAGACACCAGGGTGATAACAACTGGAGACATCTAACAAATGCAGCAAAAACCGAGGAGTTCAGACCAAATGAGTAAGTGCAAATTATTGCATTTCGTAGCTGGATGAGGGTCACTGGAtgaacagtgaagaaaaagtaCCCAGCTACATGcaaagcactgctgctgccttttacAGGTTCCCCTCCATGCGACCCAGCAGCATGGGCTTGTCGCAAAAGAGACCCTGTGTTGCTTACCTGTGCTGTTCAGGTGCTCACCTGTGGATAGTAAGTTATTCCGCTGGCATGGCAGACACGCTTGCTGCCAGCTACGTTTTTCTGAGTGGGCTGCCCAGTTTTGCTACAGTACTGGTGGGAATCGTGCCACCGGAGAAGGGACTGGGCCTGCGAACACCGAGAGAGAAACACAAATCTTATTTATGTCTGGGGCAAAGAGATGATTCAGAGCAGTCTCCCTGAATGATACTTTGCTGTCTTCTCCCCAGCATGCAGTCATGTGGATAAATTCTGATTACGTTTGGAAGTCTCAGAAAGGTAAATTAAGTACAggcatttctttgaaaaatggtAGCTTCTGCAGTCGATGTTTCATGCTTCTCACTTTAGCATCCAGATTTGAGCATGTtcaggggaggtggggaagagTTGTTCTTTATTGGGATATGATGGGAGTAGTAATGGGAAATGAACTATTCTGAGGAGTCTCCAACCCTGAATACCTTCTTGAAAAATAGCCCAAGCACCACAAACATTAtagagcaggaaaagaaacatgagCTATTGCTACTTATGGGTCAGGACAGCTGATTAGCACACACAGGTCTTTTCTTAGGGCTTACAAACATAAGGCATCTGCAGAGTAACAGCTTATAAGTGAGTAGTTCTAAAAGAGCAGCTCTGAGAGAAGATCTGTAAGTTCATTCATGAAATTCAGTTTGCCTAGGAGGTTACAGAAAACTACTGCTTCATAGTTGTTAAGCTGAGGACAAACTGGGATTGCTCTGACTACTGATAAGATCAGTATATTTCACACTGGACATACAGCAGGTTGATGCTAAATGGCTAATTGCTGTGGTCATTTTTAAGCGACTTGTCTGTTTCTCTTTGCGTTGCAGCTTGCTTTTGTGATCGCGGATTTGGGAAAACTGTAATTTATACTGTGTTTTTACCTAGGTCACTGAAAGTATACAGTAGGTACTTCCACAATACGTATTAAATCATAAAACAACATGGGAGAAAAGAAGGAGGGTCGATTTTAGAAATTGCAACTTCTCAAAGTAAAAAATCCTGTACAATACCGAAGCCAGCAAAGGAGAATCCTTCCCATCCACTACAAAGAGAGCCTTTCGTAAGTCAGTAAAGGTTCCCTTGAGTTCAGACTCAATGACTGATTTCTCCAAGgctcctgtttaaaaaaacaacaacaaaaaaaaatctttgatcTCATAAATTGCAGTTATTATCCCAACTTTACGCCCTTCATTGTTCCGGTATACAATTTCTGGAAGTTCCCGTGGAAGTGACATCATATCAGTGGTAACATTCCCAAATGTTAAGTGACCTGCCAACAGCCCACCTTTACGAACACAGGCACAGGAACAGCAGTGCAGTTCCGTGTCTCTGACCTGCCAGGCTCACAACAGCTCTTACAGAGACTCAACCGAGTCCTCTTTAGCAGTAAGTGTTCACCCAGCGAGGAGCAGGGATGCTGCCTAGGCAGCATCTTCGTCTCGGTGCATCAAACGTGATGCTGACACAGATGGAAGAGGAGTCATCCCAACCTAAATCCAGGGCAAAGTGTGGTACGTGCTCGTCTGAACAACCCATCAGCACCGACTTCTCTATCCACTGTTCAGTCTCTTTGAATTTCTCCAGGATCCTTTTCATCTCTAAACAGtaggggaaaggggaagaaaaagctgtgatAAAAGCAAATTCATACAACCACGATGCTCTCTCTGGATCTTCAAGGCACACACAATCTTGGCTCAAGGCAGGGTGGTTGTGTGAGAGAGGGGACCAGACAAGTGGTCCCACCCGGATGGAGCCAAACATCTGGCTTTCCTCCTAGCTATTGGAAGCTTTGACCTTGTCAAGCTATAGATGCACATGTTTTCATGCTTGGGGAGCAGCTATCCATTCTGTTTCTGTCCTACACCAGCCAATACCTTTATCTCAAAGAAAACTTCCTGCGTTATGCCAAATAACCTTTGTCAGTTAGacctttcttgttttcctgccAGCCCTTTCTCTTCAAAAGGCATGGGCCCAAAT is drawn from Gavia stellata isolate bGavSte3 chromosome 9, bGavSte3.hap2, whole genome shotgun sequence and contains these coding sequences:
- the NUDT13 gene encoding NAD(P)H pyrophosphatase NUDT13, mitochondrial; amino-acid sequence: MAAIYQAVYRRASSLFCRLHSTYVRKMRYLNELKEDDSLCRQAQTSGTFYLFHNLSPFLQKVGKKYLVPQLSAAEMKRILEKFKETEQWIEKSVLMGCSDEHVPHFALDLGALEKSVIESELKGTFTDLRKALFVVDGKDSPLLASAQSLLRWHDSHQYCSKTGQPTQKNVAGSKRVCHASGITYYPQMSPVVITLVSDGSRCLLARQPSFPQGMYTALSGFCDVGENVEETVRREVAEEVGLEVESLWYSASQHWPFPSSCLMIACHALVRAQQAEISMNSLELEEARWFGLEEILEGLKREPRSSKQDDGSFLPWFPPKQAIAHQLICEWVKQQTSQPA